One Mugil cephalus isolate CIBA_MC_2020 chromosome 8, CIBA_Mcephalus_1.1, whole genome shotgun sequence genomic window carries:
- the tal2 gene encoding T-cell acute lymphocytic leukemia protein 2, whose amino-acid sequence MTRKVFTNTRERWRQHNVNTAFAELRKLIPTHPPEKKLSKNEILRLAMRYINFLVQLLQSQSPEPAGRSPSALLTFLRGNMEQLCSPPLNHSNAWTSDTDAPSPGSSCDSAEAW is encoded by the coding sequence ATGACCAGGAAGGTGTTCACCAACACGCGGGAGCGCTGGCGCCAGCACAACGTGAACACGGCCTTCGCCGAGCTCCGCAAGCTCATCCCGACGCACCCGCCCGAGAAGAAGCTGAGCAAGAACGAGATCCTGCGCCTCGCCATGCGCTACATCAACTTCCtggtgcagctgctgcagagccagAGCCCGGAGCCGGCCGGACGCTCGCCCTCCGCCCTGCTCACCTTCCTCAGGGGCAACATGGAGCAGCTGTGCTCCCCCCCCCTCAACCACAGCAACGCCTGGACCAGCGACACCGACGCCCCGTCTCCCGGCTCCAGCTGCGACAGCGCCGAGGCCTGGTAG
- the LOC125012015 gene encoding protein shortage in chiasmata 1 ortholog — protein sequence MSEKDHAEVFPAIRYKALDYVFETSTSLKVMMSVLALPTPYLTGASDPYPHSGLLPEVTYRTPWVRGQVISTCKLLIGGSVLEDLRGKNAAVNSAERFNLNVDLEVIPSSNPDSWKDFDQDQHSSLLNELQINDACQESFLKVSTDQMKPGNKRKDLLLSDLLVVDHLPQFKRHLPTLKAKLSRLRTLPVADPLLSSTGDAVSEDVIFRRCASYEKPPDVDVADVQTCAEVYEEFVKVSLLEEKSLLLPVVIETLRPSAESCTTFSNICARMNVSPEHLDQQCRVLDSLHEASSVDISQFNVTDGSDKERRMSGDLIESDFTGRFLLPTEMELDSILSPSSKKSQTHVSVSTSGLQKEEELSPLRRISLVPARAHGQMEAALWRAEKHPTFVVGFLLSEPQTYEPPVDFQPLCEALRVIKPETESVSGTEVETGVLQVYLSCSCEFTESLRSESESESESDSAGEEKTEDFRKLPPGHKEVASVHLNPTNRSRLQKEAAVDASLNTFPELTATKNVKEGKPAAKTTSASDDVSNGTFSFEFTTTTRKKAEQSIHGTAEAFRPKIRDDHRGQRFTRRPPQKDLDPLSSFMMLRSLQVTPQSSVSDAGPEVSQHKELDSSPEHNRTPHKGSTYGGAAVSGNTSRERSGQLIVRPVSQSQPQQRRDSQVVQVQPTDSQRRSYRELLAFARPFLSSAAQLGLSLPAGGDFSRLAPDQTHFLLKQQERALCRTPAPNPELLKDQEVLFTHVALIHVLVTFKELLLKCELSTALEYLTKAAEVQSLDQLLKRLQIVFLLSLKNPEPNMKLLELQKLLSEWLQSRKGQDATEKILVIISVDSDEVRSTISSSLNQVTGGSATVLCPEDEKKKVNGASVVSSVCDGVCDGVCDGVCALVHEQHIGPDFPWSCFSLVVEFDHPGPSPWSGVCSERSISHRTFSTSVSESEGETVEWCLEDNVPVVLFVTEGLVNRPLLLQALESGFNVTVLERSHCPTLQMLGGIHNYDVITVDESTAIVVQQQDELCEQRSSEELVMRLTALSLQYDRCWLILFCPDVQGGGFSSEAFDNLVLVYSSLVLFGLKSEDLDVKVLIVSEVLETAKWISRICFHSLMSSSRSPLIYLDRDWLSVTPSQDEMCLSQFPCINPLVGQSMLSRAPSLQWVLGASLSQLEELVPEVPQKVLKLFTDITCLYSLNENSNQPEIFIADTNQPSGLFHTPWTPQTGPAQPEDPPHPDPNPSFLFGAMGQRNRVRLQTRLELFLQEPRGDSWREEEVEEEVEEVEEEGGGTLPGWSSRAGALGRVVARDDWTQRRPPPNTNNFPQLDSTFSYSPVLKQQQQQQQQHPLSFNPVTPPSDVTWGSDGEMMNHGSRCWSGHERKRSRDAAGFVGSAMTPLKKGRLSYEKVPGRSDGQTRLRLF from the exons AT GTCTGAGAAGGACCACGCTGAAGTCTTCCCAGCGATCAGATATAAAGCTCTTGACTATGTTTTTGAG accaGCACCAGTCTAAAAGTAATGATGAGCGTACTGGCACTGCCGACGCCGTACCTTACCGGTGCCAGCGACCCGTACCCCCACAGCGGCCTCTTACCTGAAGTCACCTACAGGACACCGTGGGTCAGAG GACAGGTGATCTCTACCTGCAAACTCCTCATCGGTGGTTCTGTGCTTGAAGATCTGAGAGGGAAAAATGCAGCAGTTAATTCAGCAGAAAg atttaatttgaatgtGGATTTGGAGGTGATACCCAGCTCCAATCCCGACTCATGGAAGGACTTCGACCAGGATCAGCACTCGTCCCTTTTGAATGAGTTACAGATAAATGATGCATGTCAGGAATCATTTCTCAAGGTCTCGACTGACCAGATgaaaccaggaaataaaagaaaag ATCTCCTCCTGTCAGATCTCCTGGTTGTTGATCATCTGCCACAGTTTAAGAGACATTTACCCACTTTAAAAGCCAAACTGTCCAGACTGAGGACGCTTCCCGTGGCCGACCCTCTGCTGAGCTCAACGGGAGACGCCGTCTCTGAGGATGTTATCTTCAG ACGCTGTGCTTCTTATGAAAAACCTCCAGATGTGGACGTCGCTGATGTTCAGACATGTGCAGAAGTTTATGAGGAGTTTGTGAAAGTGTCACTCCTGGAGGAAAAG TCTCTGTTGTTGCCGGTTGTAATCGAAACTCTGCGGCCGAGCGCTGAAAGCTGCACCACCTTTTCTAACATCTGCGCTCGTATGAATGTTTCTCCTGAACATCTGGACCAACAGTGTCGAGTCCTGGACTCGCTTCATGAAG CTTCGTCTGTGGATATTTCGCAGTTTAATGTAACAGACGGCAGCGACAAAGAACGCAGAATGAGTGGAGACCTGATAGAGTCCGACTTTACAG GACGTTTTCTGCTTCCGACTGAGATGGAGCTGGACTCGATTCTGAGCCCGAGTTCAAAGAAGAGTCAAACCCACGTCTCCGTGTCCACGTCTGGGctccagaaggaggaagagcTGTCTCCTCTCCGCAGGAT ATCTTTGGTGCCAGCGAGAGCTCACGGACAGATGGAGGCGGCGCTGTGGAGAGCAGAGAAGCATCCCACCTTTGTGGTGGGTTTTCTGTTGTCAG AGCCTCAAACATACGAACCTCCTGTCGACTTCCAGCCGCTCTGTGAAGCCCTGAGAGTCAttaaaccagagacagaaagtgTCTCCGGCACCGAGGTGGAGACCGGAGTCCTACAGGTGTATTTGTCCTGCAGCTGTGAGTTTACAGAGAGTCTGaggtctgagtctgagtctgagtctgagtctgactCTGCCGGGGAGGAAAAGACGGAAGACTTCAGAAAACTGCCTCCTGGACACAAGGAGG TTGCATCCGTCCACCTGAATCCCACGAACAGATCTCGTCTCCAGAAGGAAGCTGCTGTTGACGCGTCTCTGAACACGTTCCCTGAACTCACCGCCACCAAAAACGTCAAGGAAGGAAAACCTGCCGCTAAAACCACCAGCGCCTCAGACGACGTTTCAAATGGGAcgttttcatttgaatttaccACGACGACACGTAAGAAGGCAGAGCAGAGCATCCATGGGACGGCCGAGGCCTTTAGACCTAAAATCAGAGATGATCATAGAGGTCAGCGCTTTACAAGACGTCCACCACAGAAGGATCTGGACCCGCTGTCCAGCTTCATGATGCTTAGATCCCTGCAGGTCACCCCTCAGAGCTCAGTCAGCGATGCAG GGCCAGAGGTGAGTCAACACAAGGAGCTGGATTCCTCTCCCGAACACAACCGAACGCCACACAAGGGATCGACGTACGGGGGCGCCGCCGTTTCCGGTAACACTTCCAGAGAGCGGTCGGGTCAACTCATCGTCCGACCGGTCAGTCAGTCTCAACCTCAGCAGAGACGGGACAGTCAAGTAGTGCAAGTCCAGCCCACAG ACAGCCAGCGCCGATCCTACCGTGAGCTTCTGGCCTTCGCTCGGCCTTTTCTGAGCTCGGCAGCACAGCTGGGCCTCAGCCTCCCGGCGGGGGGAGATTTCAGCCGCCTGGCCCCGGATCAAACCCACTTCCTCCTCAAACAGCAGGAGAGGGCGCTCTGCAGGACTCCTGCACCGAACCCAGAGCTGCTCAAAG ATCAGGAAGTGCTCTTCACCCACGTGGCTCTGATTCATGTTCTGGTGACATTCaaggagctgctgttgaagtGTGAGCTCAGCACCGCGCTGG AGTATCTGACGAAGGCGGCGGAGGTGCAGAGTCTGGATCAGCTGCTGAAGAGGCTGCAGATCGTCTTCCTCCTCAGTCTCAAGAACCCGGAGCCCAACatgaagctgctggagctgcagaagCTTCTGTCTGAGTGGCTGCAAAGCAGGAAGGGACAGGACGCCACAGAGAAG ATTCTTGTCATAATATCTGTGGACTCTGATGAGGTCAGAtcaacaatcagcagcagcttgaacCAGGTGACAG GTGGTAGTGCGACTGTGCTTTGTCCCGAGGACGAGAAGAAAAAGGTGAACGGCGCCAGCGTGGTGAGCAg CGTGTGCGACGGTGTGTGCGATGGTGTGTGCGACGGTGTGTGCGCGCTGGTGCACGAGCAGCATATAGGGCCCGACTTCCCCTGGAGCTGCTTTTCCCTGGTGGTGGAGTTCGACCACCCGGGCCCGTCTCCGTGGTCTGGAGTCTGCAGCGAGAGGAGCATCAGCCACCGCACCTTCAGCACCAGCGTCTCCGAGTCCG AGGGGGAGACGGTCGAGTGGTGTCTGGAGGACAACGTGCCggttgtgttgtttgtgacCGAGGGGCTTGTTAATCGTCCACTCCTGCTGCAGGCGCTGGAGTCCGG CTTCAACGTGACGGTGCTGGAGAGGAGCCACTGTCCGACCCTGCAGATGCTCGGAGGGATCCACAACTACGACGTGATCACGGTGGATGAAAGCACCGCCATCGTCGTTCAG CAGCAGGATGAACTGTGCGAGCAGAGATCCAGTGAGGAGCTGGTGATGAGGTTGACCGCCCTCTCTCTTCAGTACGACCGCTGTTGGCTCATCCTGTTTTGTCCAGACGTCCAGGGAGGAGG atttTCCAGCGAAGCCTTCGACAACTTGGTGCTGGTTTACTCCTCCCTGGTGCTGTTTGGCTTGAAGTCGGAGGATCTGGATGTGAAG GTGCTGATTGTGTCTGAAGTGTTGGAAACAGCCAAGTGGATCAGTCGGATCTGCTTCCACAGCCTGATGTCCAGCAGCAGGAGTCCTCTCATCTACCTGGACAGAGACTGGCTGAGTGTGACGCCCTCACAG GATGAAATGTGTCTGTCTCAGTTCCCTTGTATCAACCCTCTGGTGGGTCAGTCGATGCTGAGCCGGGCTCCGTCCCTCCAGTGGGTCCTGGGGGCGTCCCTGTcccagctggaggagctggtccCCGAGGTTCCACAGAAAGTCCTCAAG CTGTTCACTGACATCACCTGCCTGTATTCACTGAATGAAAACTCCAACCAGCCTGAGATCTTCATCGCTGACACGAACCAACCATCCGGCCTATTTCACACACCGTGGACCCCCCAGACCGGTCCAGCTCAGCCCGAGGACCCCCCCCATCCAGACCCCAACCCCAGCTTCCTGTTTGGAGCGATGGGACAAAGAAACAGAGTCAGACTTCAAACTCGACTGGAGCTGTTTCTCCAGGAGCCGCG GGGCGACtcatggagagaagaggaggtggaggaggaggtggaggaggtggaggaggaggggggggggacgctTCCTGGCTGGAGCAGCAGAGCTGGAGCTCTGGGGAGGGTTGTCGCTCGAGACGACTGGACTCAGAGGAGACCTCCACCAAATACAAATAACTTCCCTCAGCTGGACTCCACCTTCAGCTACAGCCCCGTcctcaagcagcagcagcagcagcagcagcagcatccgcTCAGCTTCAATCCCGTCACTCCACCTTCAGACGTCACGTGGGGCAGCGACGGAGAGATGATGAACCACGGCTCCAGATGTTGGTCGGGacatgagaggaagaggagcagagacGCTGCAGGTTTCGTTGGATCGG CCATGACGCCGCTAAAGAAAGGGAGGTTGAGCTACGAGAAGGTTCCCGGCAGAAGTGACGGACAGACGAGGCTCAGACTATTTTAA